The genomic window GTAACACAACACAAGGTGGACATCACCATGTGCATGATATGACTTCCCAAGTTCCTCACAGCACCAGTTCCAAAAGACcttaaaagtaaggaaaattaatgtGTTTGCAAGAAGGTGTCTGTTAGGACACGAGAGGGGACAGAACAGAAAgaggtttcttttgtctttgggctgcaggtggtTTTTCCAAGTGGTGGTGATGGACAAGTCCAAAGCAGAACACACGCCCAACGTACCAGATTCAACAGCACAGGCATTTCCTCGCTCtgtccttggcaggagttcCGTGCCTTCCTTATTTGTGACGGGAAAGCGCTGAATCAGACTCCGAACAGCGTGTTTCGTACGGAGAGCCAAGCCACAAGTCATGCCTGCGTGTGCCTCTGATACATCCTTCTTCCTTACAGTCAGGTAGCgattggctccttttctgtcggcgggagaagaaaacatattttaggaaaaaggaacctACTCTAGGTTGACTTTGATCTGTCAAGGTAGGAGATGCTATgcaaaatctttgggaaaaaaaaaaacagaaatcacagtgaGAAGCTTTTTTAATGGAGCCATTAAATCCACAAAGTATAAAAGCAAGCTGTCCCAAAAGGCATGTCACAAGCTTTTCCAAGCATGCATACAGCAACGAACACAGatgctcatttctcttttacacttttttctctaatactATTCCTTGCAACACAGTTGAGTATGTTGAAAACATCAGTCAGGTTATCATTAGTCTTGAAATTCTATTGGTCTGcaccaaaaaactgaaaattgtacCCTGACTCACCCTTTGCTTTTAGATACCAGTCCAAGAGACTGACAGAGACGGTGAACAAATGCTCTTTCAGTACTAGTGAAACTAGAAGGAAATTCCATCTCTAGaagaatgataaataataatgagaaaacagtaacaatGCAACAGGCACTAATCTTGACAACTCAGtgttacagaaccacagaattgctAGGATTGGAAGGGAGACCAGCCAGTGCAACCccctgcagggtcacctggagcagctgacagaggaacacatctagggtttgggatgtctccagaggGGCAAACTCAGcactttccctgggcagcagtttcagtgctctgccactcgcaaaggaaagaagttctccctcatgttcaggtggaacttcttgtgttttaagttatggccactgctccttgtcctgtcaccaaaAAGTCTGCACCGCCTTCCTGGGACTCATCTTGAAGATCTTCGTATGCATTAGTGAGATCCCCTCTCGGTCTCCTCTAGGCTTAACAGGACCAACTCCCACACCTCTCCTgataagagatgctccagacctctCATCTCATCTCGGTGGTCTCTGCCGGACCCCTGCAGTGgctccctgtctctgtgctggggagcccagagccggACACAGCACCCCAGCCGTGCCTCACTAGGGccgggcagaggggcaggatcccctccctgaCCCGCTGCCAGCGCCCTCCCAACAGCCGCAGgctgcccccgggccgggctgtgccgcgcACCCGCCTCGTCCCCGCTCCGGAACCGCTCCAGGGCGAGCTGCACCGCCATTTCCACCACCTCGTCCACGCCGACCTCCCTGAGGGCCTCGGCCCGGGCgcgccccgcggcgccggcagcccagtcccccgcagccccgccgggctgcCGCCGCAGAACCCGCCTGTGTCGCGACATGGCCCCGACACGGCCCCACACGGCCCCACACGGATCGGGGGCCGCAGCTGCTCGGCCCGAGGGGCGAcgctggcggcgggcggggcctgCGTGGAGTCACCCACAGCCCCGTCGGGCCGAAGGGAAGGAAATTGGCTCTTTTCCCGACGGTAGGGCCAAGCCTGCCTAGTACCGAGGTATGTGTATGGCTCTGGCCAAAACGTGGCACTGGTGCCCTGTCCGGTCATAAATTACGTGCTTTAATTCATGGTATTAAACGTAGCTGTGGCGAGGGTCATCTCGGCCCTCAGCCTCCTCACTCTGTAAAGTGTTACTTGCCCTTGGTTTTGGATcgtcttttcctgctgtcctttgaCTCCACGCTGAGGACACGAGGTAGAAACTAAACCCAATCCTCTTGGGCTTGACACAGGGCTCGGGATtgaaggctgctgctttggaaacatcatCGGTCAGAAGGAGAGTACTTGGAAGAAGAACAAACTACTCCTCCGTTTGAACAAACATCCTCAGTTGTGAACTGAAGtgagcaattaaataaatagaagataaaCACTCACTGTCTGATGcagctgactgaaaaacagctcttaagCGACCTCTACCAAAGCTTTTACAAGACTAACTTCAGCATAATTCTGCACTGAGAGATCACACTGGAGCGGAACAATTGATCTGTtctaaggttatttttaaattttttttcagttttcagttcagctATCTGACTGTGTATCTTCAATCAAAGTACATAATGCTAGGTCCTCATAGCTGTTCCTGTGACATTCAGTACTGCCACCGCAAAGCACATCACAGTTatatggaaaattaaacacttcagcTGAATAAGATGAGCATTCCTCTTATCATCCTTGGTatcaagagtaaaaaatgagagttCATAACTAATTTGAAAGAGTCACATCAGAAATCTTTAATTATGAACCCAGATCTCTTAACAGTTTTTGCCTCTTAACAGCATCATCTTGCCTTCCTATAGACAAAAAGCCCCatgattctgaaaaatgattcctcaggttcaattctgctctcagtttgcaatcctgtaaatacagcagggcacagagataACTAACTGTTGGGTTAAGTCTCATCTACATGGCTGAGACTGGCGTCAAGCCTGAGTGCATCCTGCATAACAAATTCCTTAATACATGCCTTTcttcttcactgcttttttgACTGTCCAATGCTATTAGAAGGGTGAAGAAAGAGGAGAGTGTGGTCAGGCACGcactgcctcctgcagccctgctaaaTACTGAGTTGCAGTCTGCACTCAGCATATGAATAAGCAAAGAATTGTGCTTACCCAGGCTCTTAGACATggaggttttattctttatacgtattctcttaataaaaatcactagctgtggtttttcatattaaaaataacaatctgtaaggatttaaaaattccGTTTTCATGATTGGCCTCAGAAATACCTTCTGGCTAATGTTGACTCAAAACAAATAACCCCTGGAATAAGAATGATTTCCTCGTATTAACGTATGTCCAAGTACCCATGTATTGTTTATAAGAGGAattaagaagcagcacagttttatgcaaaaatacatctgcatGTTTAAATACAATTAGGTATTCTTATTTTACCCTCCCTAGAGGCACTTCTGCTGacttcttttcagtttgcagaacattttctctcttgtaaaCACTCTTTATGTTCCACAAAAGATGCCAGTTCtaccagaaaaagaactgcaaaggaAGTGAGTGAAACAGTATTATCAATTCTGTACTGTGTTAGATTTTGTCAGGTTTGGCTGCAAAATAATTagtctttctggtttttgtttgtttgggattttttaaagattttaagtgcTGTAAGACTTCGTAGCTGTTGAAATATGATGCAAGGATCACTGGTGAGCCAATTCTTCAAGACCAAGTTAATGAAAGAGCAcaagatttatttctcttttcagttccttgattatttaaaaaaaaaaaaaaaaaaggaattccagtATGTAGGGGTTTAAGCATTATAGTAAATTTGTAAGCAGACAGCTGTTGGCTGCTGTGATCATTAATGTTGCCATGAAGTAAGttatgtatttatacacatttaggGAAGTAAGACTGATGTCAAATTCTATTG from Vidua macroura isolate BioBank_ID:100142 chromosome Z, ASM2450914v1, whole genome shotgun sequence includes these protein-coding regions:
- the LOC128821614 gene encoding 3'-5' RNA helicase YTHDC2-like isoform X2, with amino-acid sequence MSRHRRVLRRQPGGAAGDWAAGAAGRARAEALREVGVDEVVEMAVQLALERFRSGDEAEMEFPSSFTSTERAFVHRLCQSLGLVSKSKG
- the LOC128821614 gene encoding uncharacterized protein LOC128821614 isoform X1; its protein translation is MSRHRRVLRRQPGGAAGDWAAGAAGRARAEALREVGVDEVVEMAVQLALERFRSGDEAGARHSPARGQPAAVGRALAAGQGGDPAPLPGPSEARLGCCVRLWAPQHRDREPLQGSGRDHRDEMREMEFPSSFTSTERAFVHRLCQSLGLVSKSKG